Proteins from a single region of Acidobacteriota bacterium:
- the thiD gene encoding bifunctional hydroxymethylpyrimidine kinase/phosphomethylpyrimidine kinase gives MPFLKALTIAGSDSSGGAGIQADLKTFAALGIYGTSAITAVTAQNALRIDALTCLPVSLVVSQIRSVLSHIGAEAIKTGMLGGPEIIQGIASSLSRYPSIPLVVDPVMAATSGSALLQKSSLEVLRHRMLPLARIVTPNLPEAEALVGSRLRDESDCIRAAREIHGMGPGWVVLKGGHRRDVGSGHAGAREVVDLVYDGSEIHRVAGPYLHGGPKQGTGCTYSAAIAAFLAKGHPELEAVHAAREYLSGTWRSSGESGQAGGPLHHFHEFWLKSGDG, from the coding sequence CATTGCCGGCTCGGACTCGAGCGGCGGAGCCGGGATCCAGGCGGACCTGAAAACCTTTGCCGCGCTGGGGATTTACGGCACGTCTGCCATTACCGCGGTGACGGCTCAGAACGCCCTGCGGATCGATGCCCTGACCTGTCTTCCGGTGAGCCTGGTGGTCTCGCAAATCCGGTCAGTGCTATCCCATATCGGAGCCGAGGCCATCAAGACCGGGATGCTGGGCGGTCCCGAGATCATTCAGGGCATAGCCTCGTCTCTGAGCCGCTACCCCTCCATTCCGCTGGTAGTGGACCCGGTCATGGCAGCCACCAGCGGCAGCGCACTTCTTCAGAAGAGCTCGCTGGAGGTCCTGCGCCACAGGATGTTGCCCCTGGCACGGATTGTCACTCCCAATCTGCCGGAAGCCGAGGCGCTGGTCGGAAGCCGATTGCGGGATGAATCCGACTGCATCCGCGCCGCCCGGGAAATCCATGGGATGGGTCCGGGTTGGGTCGTCCTGAAAGGCGGCCATCGGCGGGATGTCGGATCCGGTCATGCCGGCGCCCGGGAGGTGGTCGACCTGGTCTACGACGGCAGCGAGATACACAGAGTCGCCGGACCTTATCTCCACGGAGGCCCCAAGCAGGGCACCGGATGCACCTATTCGGCGGCCATCGCGGCCTTCCTGGCCAAGGGGCACCCGGAACTGGAAGCGGTGCACGCGGCCCGGGAGTATTTGAGCGGGACCTGGCGGTCTTCCGGCGAGTCCGGTCAAGCCGGAGGCCCACTGCACCATTTCCACGAATTCTGGCTGAAGTCCGGCGATGGTTAG